The following coding sequences are from one Kogia breviceps isolate mKogBre1 chromosome X, mKogBre1 haplotype 1, whole genome shotgun sequence window:
- the NBDY gene encoding LOW QUALITY PROTEIN: negative regulator of P-body association (The sequence of the model RefSeq protein was modified relative to this genomic sequence to represent the inferred CDS: substituted 1 base at 1 genomic stop codon), with the protein MGDRPCTSGRSTLQPGNTREIKPPKKRCLLAPRWDYPXGTPNGSSTPLPSTPPPASPGLKSHPSSPEK; encoded by the coding sequence ATGGGGGACCGACCTTGTACCTCCGGGAGATCCACGCTCCAGCCTGGAAACACGCGGGAAATCAAGCCTCCAAAAAAGCGCTGCCTCCTAGCTCCACGTTGGGATTATCCATAAGGAACCCCCAACGGAAGTAGTACCCCTCTCCCTTCCACACCTCCTCCAGCATCACCGGGCCTGAAGTCGCACCCATCTTCTCCGGAGAAATAG